A single region of the Lotus japonicus ecotype B-129 chromosome 4, LjGifu_v1.2 genome encodes:
- the LOC130712881 gene encoding uncharacterized protein LOC130712881: MLEKLAGHKYYCFLDGYSGYNQIVVAPEDQEKTAFTCPYGVFAYRRMPFGLCNAPSTFQRCMFAIFSDLIEHCIEIFLDDFSVFGPTFDECLHNLTLVLKRCQETNLVLNWEKCHFMVRDGIVLGHRVSEKGLEVDREKIEVIDKLPPPSNIKGVRSFLGHAGFYRSFIKDFSKIAKPMTNLLEKDAPFIFDEHCVSGFNLIKHRLVTAPVIVAPDWSLPFEIMCDASDIDVGAMLCQKKEKVLHAIYYASKVLNEAQRNYTTTEKELLAIVFACEKFRSYVVGSKVIVHTDHSALKHLLSKQDSKPMLIRWILLLQEFDLEIKDKKGKDNGVADHLSRIEGGDSNLIPISEEFPDEKLFSLNSSSLPWYTDFANYKAASVLPPDFTWQQKKKFLHDVKFYLWKEPFLFRWCADGVIRKCVPEEEFENILWHCHGSEYVGHFSGERTTTKVLQRTGNISWKNEMPLKNILEVELFDVWGIDFMGPFPASYRCQYILVAVDYVSKWVEASALSTNDAKPLEKYGVKHKVANPYHPQTSGPVEVSNKELKRILEKVVSSSRKDWSKKFDDTLWAYRTAFKNLIGTSPFQLVYRKSCHLPVELEHKAYWATKCLNFDLKDASGKRLLQLNELDEFRLQAYDSSRIYKERTKKWHDSKIVRREFFPGQQVLLYNSRLRLFPGKLKSRWSGPFIVKEVFPHKAVEIEEPSSKRAFTVNGQRLKLYHGGEIVRGKTTLDLASPT, encoded by the exons ATGCTTGAAAAGTTAGCTGGACATAAATATTATTGCTTTCTAGATGGTTATTCTGGATATAATCAAATTGTTGTTGCACctgaagatcaagagaagacTGCTTTTACTTGTCCCTACGGGGTGTTTGCTTATAGGAGAATGCCCTTTGGGCTTTGTAATGCTCCATCAACTTTTCAACGAtgtatgtttgctattttctcCGATCTTATTGAACACTGCATTGAAATATTCTTGGATGATTTTTCTGTGTTTGGTCCTACTTTTGATGAATGCTTGCATAATCTTACTCTTGTACTGAAACGATGCCAAGAAACAAATTTAGTTTTGAATTGGGAAAAATGCCATTTTATGGTTAGAGATGGAATTGTTCTTGGCCATCGTGTCTCTGAAAAGGGGTTAGAAGTGGATAGAGAAAAAATTGAAGTAATTGATAAACTCCCTCCCCCTTCTAATATAAAAGGTGTTCGAAGTTTTTTAGGTCATGCGGGTTTCTATAGAAGTTTCATTAAAGATTTTTCAAAAATTGCTAAACCCATGACAAATTTACTTGAGAAAGATGCTCCATTCATATTTGATGAACATTGTGTTAGTggttttaatttgattaaacACAGACTTGTAACTGCTCCTGTAATAGTTGCACCTGATTGGTCTTTACCTTTTGAAATAATGTGTGATGCCAGTGATATAGATGTAGGAGCTATgttgtgtcaaaagaaagaaaaagtgttGCATGCGATTTATTATGCTAGTAAGGTTTTAAATGAAGCACAAAGGAATTATACAACCACTGAAAAAGAATTGCTTGCTATTGTTTTTGCATGTGAAAAGTTTAGGTCATATGTGGTAGGCTCTAAAGTTATTGTTCATACTGACCACTCTGCCTTGAAGCATTTACTGTCTAAGCAGGACTCTAAACCCATGTTGATAAGGTGGATCTTACTTCTGCAAGAATTTGATCTGGAGATCAAAGATAAGAAAGGGAAGGACAATGGTGTTGCTGACCACTTGTCAAGAATTGAAGGCGGAGATTCCaacttaattcctatttctgaGGAATTTCCAGATGAGAAACTTTTTTCCCTTAACTCTTCTTCTTTACCTTGGTACACTGATTTTGCTAATTATAAAGCTGCTAGTGTGTTGCCACCTGATTTTACGTGGCAACAAAAGAAGAAGTTTTTGCATGATGTTAAATTTTATCTGTGGAAGGAACCTTTTTTGTTTAGGTGGTGTGCTGATGGAGTGATAAGGAAGTGTGTCCCTGAGGaggaatttgaaaatattttgtgGCATTGCCATGGCTCTGAGTATGTGGGACATTTTAGTGGAGAGAGGACAACAACAAAGGTCCTCCAAAGAACTGGAAACATCTCTTGGAAGAATGAGATGCCcctgaaaaatattttagaagTTGAGCTTTTTGACGTGTGGGGTATCGATTTCATGGGACCTTTCCCAGCTTCCTATAGATGTCAGTACATTCTTGTGGCTGTAGACTATGTTTCTAAGTGGGTTGAAGCTTCCGCCCTCTCAACAAATGATGCCAAG cctttagAAAAATATGGTGTCAAGCACAAGGTTGCTAACCCCTATCACCCACAAACTAGTGGTCCAGTTGAAGTTTCAAATAAGGAGCTCAAAAGGATTCTAGAAAAGGTGGTTAGTTCGTCCCGTAAAGATTGGTCTAAGAAATTCGACGACACTTTATGGGCATACCGAACTGCGTTCAAAAATCTTATTGGAACTTCTCCATTTCAACTAGTTTATAGGAAGTCATGTCACTTGCCAGTGGAACTTGAACATAAGGCTTATTGGGCGACAAAATGTctgaattttgatttaaaagatGCTAGTGGTAAGAGACTCTTGCAATTAAATGAGTTGGATGAATTTAGGCTTCAAGCCTATGATAGTTCTCGCATTTATAAGGAGAGGACTAAGAAGTGGCATGATAGTAAAATTGTGAGAAGAGAGTTTTTCCCAGGTCAACAAGTTTTACTTTATAACTCAAGGTTAAGATTATTTCCGGGAAAATTAAAGTCTCGTTGGTCGGGACCTTTCATTGTAAAGGAAGTATTCCCTCATAAAGCTGTTGAAATTGAAGAGCCAAGTTCTAAACGAGCTTTCACCGTGAATGGTCAAAGACTTAAGTTATATCATGGGGGTGAAATAGTTAGAGGAAAGACCACTCTGGACTTAGCTTCTCCAACGTAG